The following DNA comes from Paenibacillus crassostreae.
AGCATGCAATGCCTGCACAGTTAGCATTTCAATCCTCATTGTTCCATGATGTATTAAGTGATGAAGAACAACGAATATTATATGAATTAATCACGCGTGTTCATAAACATAGCGAAAAGATTGAATTACCGACTGAGTAATTTTTTACTATCACTTGATTAGTCAAATCATATACAGGAGGGATATCAATGCATATTATTTCAGGACATCATCATATTTCGATGCTAACAAAAAATGCTCAAGTAAATAATCAATTTTATCAAGATATATTAGGACTTCGCAGAGTTAAAAAATCAGTTAATCAGGATGACCCTAGTATGTATCATCTTTTTTACGGAGATCTAGTTGGTAGTACAGGAACGGGTTTAACTTTTTTTGAAATGCCTAACGTGGGAAGAACCATTCAGGGTACCAATGCAATTACACAAATCGGTTTGCTTGTCCCATCATATGAAAGTCTAGTGTTCTGGAAAAAGCGTTTTGAGTTATTAGGTGTGAAGCACAATCAAATTACAACATATGCTGGGCGAGAAGCTTTGCATTTCGAAGATACGGATGGCTTACGATTGATATTGTTAAACAATAATGGTGATGCCGTTCCTGAAAGTTGGACTGTATGGAATGATTCCGTGATAGACCCACAGCATCGTATTCTAGGTATGGGTCCAATCGAGATTACAGTACGTTCCATCGATCGGTTAGCGAGAACACTAAAGGAAATGTTCGGTTATATAGAGGTGTCGCGCTCTGATCAAGATGCGATCTATCAATCTGTAGCTGGTCAGTCGTATGGAGAGATCGTCATTAAAGAATTGGAAGGAGTAAGTGAGAAGCCTGGAAGAGGGAGTATTCATCATTTAGCCATCTCTGTTAAGAACGTTGACGAGTTACAACATTGGGACAACATCGTTAAAGAACGTGGTTTCCATTCATCAGGAATTGTGGATCGTTTCTATTTCCAAAGCTTATATTTCCGTGAATCGAACGGTATTTTATTTGAAATAGCAACGGATGGTCCTGGATTCACTGTAGATTCAACAGTCGAGGAACTTGGTAAAACATTAGATTTACCCCCATTCTTAGAAGAACGTCGTGCAGAAATTGAATCTAATTTAACACCACTAGATTAACTAAAAGGGAGCTAATAAACATGGAGCAATATCGTATTCATCCAAGCAAGGGACTAGAATTTGGCTTATATTCGATTGGAGATCATTTACTTAACCCACATACAGGCGCAAAGATTAGTGCAGAGCAACGAATTCACGAATTAATTGAGGCAAGCAAATTAGCCGATGAGGCAGGGTTAGATGTATTTGCTGTTGGTGAAAGTCATCAGACAGGGTTTACAACGCAGGCTCACACGGTCATTCTGGGTGCAATTGCACAAGCCACAAAAAATATTAAAATTGCTAGTTCGGCAACGGTTTTAAGTACATCCGATCCGGTTCGTGTATATGAGGATTTTGCAACATTAGATTTGATATCTGGAGGGCGAGCTGAGATTGTTGCAGGAAGAGGTTCACGTGTAGGTGCATATAGTTTACTAGGATTTGATGTCAATGACTATGAAGAGTTATTTGAGGAAAAAATCGAACTTCTGATGAAGTTGAATAACGAGGATACAATTACATGGGAGGGTCAATTCCGCGCACCTTTACACGATGCTTCTATTTTACCGCAACCCCAATCAGGTCATTTGCCTATTTGGCGTGCAGTAGGAGGTCCCCCTGCTAGTGCAATTAAGGCGGGACATGCAGGAATACCAATGATGTTAACAACGCTGGGTGGACCAGCTATTAACTTTAAATTCTCGGTTGAGGCTTATCGTAATGCGCTTGCTGAAAGTGGATTTGATCCTGCGATATTACCGATTGCCACCACAAGTTTGTTCTATACAGCTGACACATCACAAGATGCACTACGTGAGTATTATCCTCATCTTCATACGGGAATGCAGTCTTTACGTGGTGGCGGGTATCCGAAACAACAATTTGATCAATCTACTGATTATCGAGAAGCACTTATGGTGGGTAGTCCACAACAAATTATTGAGAAAATTCTCTACCAATACGAATTATTTGGGCAACAACGATTCATGGCTCAAATCGATTTCGGTGGTGTACCGTTCGCTAAGATCGCGAAGAATATTGAACTGATTGCAACTAAAATAATGCCAGCGGTTAAGAAACATACAGCATCCGAACCTGTATAAAACATTCAAAATCAGAGGCTAATAAACAATCCACTCTTCTTCTTATCGAATACATTGGTGATAAGAGAGGAGTGATAACTATCAGAACATTTAGGACTTTCTTATCTGGACGAAGCGAAGTACCGCCTGTCAGAACATTTGCTACAGGCAATGCAGTATTCCACCTTAATGCTAGTGGCACTCGACTAAGATTTCGTCTAGTTGTCAATAATATCGCAAAAGTTACTCAAGCACATATCCATATTGGACGTGTAGGACGAAATGGCCCTGTTGTCGCATTTTTGTTCGGTCCGAGTAAATTTGGAATTTCAGTGAGACGTGGCGTTGTGTCTGGTGTCTTGACCAACCGTGATCTAGTCGGCCCTCTACAAGGGAGAACGATCCAAGATTTAGTCCGGGAGATCAATCGTGGTAACACTTACGTCAACGTGCATACCGAACAGTATCCGAATGGTGAAATTAGAGGACAAATCTAAATATAATGATATTACAGAAACAGCTGACATATAAAGATATGTCGGCTGTTTCTGTATCCATTGAATATGCATAACATATAGATAATAGTACAACCTAACCATGTTAACTACATCATGGTTAGGTTGGTGATATTTATTCATGCGTCAAAAAAATAGTTTATTTCTCATGTTGATCTGTATACTGCTATTAACTAGTGGATGCCTGAAACAAGAACCAGTACATAAGGAACAGGATTTAGTCCAAGTGAAATCTACAAATGATAAACATGTTAAAAAAGTGATCTTGCTACTAATCGATTCTTTAATGGCTCAAGCTATTGATGAAGGTATCGCGCAAAAAGAACTCCCAACTCTACAATTTCTGATACAACATGGTCAATATTATAAAGAGTTGGTCAGTTCTTTCCCCACCATGTCTGTGACGATAGATAGTTCGCTGCTTACAGGAACCTATCCAGATGGTCACCATGTCCCTGGGTTGACTTGGTATTCTACGAAAGAAAAGAAACTCATTAATTATGGAACTGGACCCATGGAGATCATTAATCATGGTGTTAATCCAGTATTAGAAGACGCGTTAATCAACTTGAACAGAAGCCATTTAAATCAAAAAATCCCTACTCTTTATGAAGATTTGGCACAGCGCGGGCTGAAATCTGGAAGTATTAACGGTTTGATATATCGAGGTCCCATTGGCCATGTATTAACCATTCCACCTTGGATTCAAGGTCCTACTTCTCTACCACGAACCATACCTGTCAAAGGACCGGATTATCTGTCTTTAGGATCGCTATCAGATCCGCTTGATGGATTGAAAGAACTTCCAGACGGATTAAGTAATCGCTTGGGTTTAAATAATCGATATTCCATTGAGACCGTCAAATATTTAATTCATGCGAATAAATTACCTGATTTCTTGTATGTATATCTACCTGATTTAGATCACCAAATCCATAAGAAGGGTCCTTCGGATCTAAAAGGTGTCAAGGAAATGGATAAACAACTTCAGTCTTTATTGCAGAGTTTTGGATCGCCAGAGGAAGCTTTGAAAAAAGCGACATTTATTGTCGTTGGAGATAGTGGAATGACCCAAATCTTGCCTGCTGAAGAAAATCCTCTGATCGAATTATCTTCCTTTTTCAACGACTATAAAGTGTTGCGAGATGGCGAATCTGTAACGGAAGAAACGGAAATCGTACTAGCCCTTAATGAAACGATGGCTTATGTCTATAAACTTAAAGCGGATAAGTTAAAAGACATTGCCTATCTATTAAAAGCTGATCCTCGGATTGATATCATTGCCTGGAAAGAAAAGAAGTGGATGTACGCCATTCAAGGCAATACCTCCAAAGAACTCAAATTTAAGGTCAATGGAAAACTAATCGATCCCTATCAGCAAAAATGGACAATCAAACAAGATGCTGAAGTGTTAGATTTGAAAATAAATGCTCAGCAACAAACTGTGAGCTATGGTAAGTATCCTGATGTACTGCAACGATTATATGGTGCATTGCATTCACACGACGGTGAATTTTTAATAGTTACTGCAAAACGTGGGTTTGAATTAGCGGATCGAAACTCACCGACACACAAAGGGGGTGGAGGTCATGGATCTATTGGAAAAACGGAGTCCCTAGTTCCTCTTATCATTAGTGGAACTGAACAAAAGCCACAATACTTACGGATCATAGATTTAAAATCGTTCCTGCTTAAACTTTTAACAAAGTAATGAAATATGCCAACCAGCTTCAGCATTGTAAAAAAACCTGCAATCGACCAATTCATTCATTGGTTGATTGCAGGTTTTCTTTCTTATATTTCCTGATTAAGCTTTATCTACAGCAAGTTTCTTTTCTTGATTTGCTTCCTCTGGAGTAGGCATTTCGTTTGATGTTCTAAGAGGTAACTCCTTCAGGAAGAAGACAAGAACAAAAGCAACTACGAGCACAATCGTTCCTGTTAAGAACACGGTTGACAACGTCAGACCCAGAGCATCACGAATTGAGTCGATCATTTGTGAGAATAAAGGCTGTATATCAGTTGGTAGACTAGCCTGAGTTTGCTCTAACAAAGGCTTATTCATCAGCGCCTGCGGATTAGCAAAAGAAAGCATTTGCTCCGTAACTGCAGGATCTATCTGAGAGAAATCTGGTGCAGATTCTGATTGCAAAGCATTACTCAAGTTCTTGGATAGATTATTCGCCATAACAGTACCCATCACCGCGATTCCGATCGTACCTCCGAGATTACGGAATAGTTGAGAAGAGGCTGTTGCTACACCTAACTCAGAGTGAGAAACTGCATTTTGTGTTGCTAGTGAGAACACCGGCATACCTAACCCTAGTCCAAGACCAAATACAGCCATACTGAGAACCGCCATTGGTACATTGTTCATGAATACCATAATGGTCATACCAGCAATCATGATGGGTATTCCGATTAAGGCATAACGTTTATACTTCCCGCTTTTAGCCATCAATTGGCCAGTAATTGCACTGGCTACAACCATGACGATCGACATAGGCATAGTTACATAACCAGCGTATGTTGCTGAGATACCCAGCACTCCTTGTACGAAAAAGGAGAGATAGATCATAGCACCCATCATTCCGAAGTTCATAATAAATCCAATAATATTGGATATAGTGACTACGTTGTTTTTAAATAGATGAAGTGGCAAAACCGGGTTCTTCGCTTTGGATTCGACCCAAATGAAGATAAGTGCTGAAATAACCGTTCCTGCCAAAAGACCAAGGATTTGTGAAGATCCCCAATCATATTGCGTACCCGCCCAAGTGAAAGCAAGAAGCAACGGAACAATAGTTGTTGTAAGGAATAGTGAACCCAAGTAATCAATGTTGGTTGACTCCCCACGTGTGCTTTTGGGAAACAAGGTAAGAATCATCACAAAGGCAACAACACCAAGTGGTAGGAAGATCCAGAACAGCCAATGCCATTCCATATTGTCAACTAAATATCCTCCAAGTGATGGTCCGAGAACGCTGGAGAAACCGAACACAGCCATCATTAGACCCATCCATTTACCGCGTTCGCGTGGAGGAAATAAGTCCCCAACAGCTGTAAATGCAGTGGATTGAATAATACCAGCACCAATACCTTGAATACCACGATATATAATAAACTGATACACGTCAGTAGAAGTTCCTGTCAGAAAGGCACCAATCATAAATAGTAAAATACCTGCCAATAGAAAAGGTTTACGCCCGAACATGTCTGACAGTTTACCGACCAGAACCGTAGCGATAGTTGATGTTAGCAAGTAAATATTAATCGTCCAAGTATAGTATTCCATGCCATCTAGGATAGAAATGATACGCGGCATAGCCGTACTTGTAATGGTCTGATTAATTGCTGCGAACAACATCGCAGCCATAGTTGCGATCATAATACTAAGTTTTCGTTTGCTTGATAAATGTTCCATTAAGTTATTCCCCACCATTATTCTAATTTTTTCTTTATCTATTACCTGATATTAATGTTGTAAAGATCCTTTTCAGATGCTCAACATCTTCATCGGGCAGTGTCTTAAAGTATGAACCTACAAGTTCTCGTTGATTCTCCTTTAGTCCTTGGACCATTTCTTCTCCTTTCTTGGTGATCGTTATATTAACAACTCTACGGTCATTTTCTGCGCGCTCTTTATTCACGTAGCCTTCAGTAAATAAATGATCTGTTATACCTGTGATAGCTGCAGATGTGAAGTTGAGAGAACAAGCTAGTTGGGATACTTTTTGAGGTCCGTCTTTAGATAACCTATAGAGCGTTTTACAATGTGTAATACTTAATTCGTGTCCTTGTTTATTCCAGTCTTGGGTGATTCCTTTTATAATGTTAGTAAACAAAGAGGAGATTTCATAAAAATCTTCATGATCAGCCAAAATTTGACCCCCTAGATAATTAAGTCGGAAATAAGTATATTCATAAAAATTTAGTTAACTACTTAATAATTAACGAATAAATTATTAACCGAACGAAATTATATCATGTGGTATAAATGCCGTCAAGAATCTATAAGATAATTTCAGTTTGCGCAATATATAGAAAGTTCATCCTTCGCACAATTTTCCTACAACTATTCTTAGATTAAGCTCGTCTAATGAAGATTAAATATCAAAAAATAGAGATGAGTTTAATATTTCTCCCATTGAGTTTTTACATCATTCTGCTTATAATATAACGATAAAAATATAACTAAAAAGGTGTCTATTCATGAGCATATTAAATGTTGAAGGATTAAGTCATGGTTTTGGAGATCGTGCTATCTTCAAGGATGTTTCATTCCGTCTACTGAAAGGCGAGCACATCGGATTGATCGGCGCAAACGGCGAAGGTAAATCTACTTTTATGAATATTGTTACAGATAAGTTGCAGCCTGATGAAGGGAAAGTCGAATGGTCTAAACGGGTTCGGGTCGGCTATCT
Coding sequences within:
- a CDS encoding ring-cleaving dioxygenase, whose translation is MHIISGHHHISMLTKNAQVNNQFYQDILGLRRVKKSVNQDDPSMYHLFYGDLVGSTGTGLTFFEMPNVGRTIQGTNAITQIGLLVPSYESLVFWKKRFELLGVKHNQITTYAGREALHFEDTDGLRLILLNNNGDAVPESWTVWNDSVIDPQHRILGMGPIEITVRSIDRLARTLKEMFGYIEVSRSDQDAIYQSVAGQSYGEIVIKELEGVSEKPGRGSIHHLAISVKNVDELQHWDNIVKERGFHSSGIVDRFYFQSLYFRESNGILFEIATDGPGFTVDSTVEELGKTLDLPPFLEERRAEIESNLTPLD
- a CDS encoding LLM class flavin-dependent oxidoreductase: MEQYRIHPSKGLEFGLYSIGDHLLNPHTGAKISAEQRIHELIEASKLADEAGLDVFAVGESHQTGFTTQAHTVILGAIAQATKNIKIASSATVLSTSDPVRVYEDFATLDLISGGRAEIVAGRGSRVGAYSLLGFDVNDYEELFEEKIELLMKLNNEDTITWEGQFRAPLHDASILPQPQSGHLPIWRAVGGPPASAIKAGHAGIPMMLTTLGGPAINFKFSVEAYRNALAESGFDPAILPIATTSLFYTADTSQDALREYYPHLHTGMQSLRGGGYPKQQFDQSTDYREALMVGSPQQIIEKILYQYELFGQQRFMAQIDFGGVPFAKIAKNIELIATKIMPAVKKHTASEPV
- a CDS encoding CHRD domain-containing protein → MRTFRTFLSGRSEVPPVRTFATGNAVFHLNASGTRLRFRLVVNNIAKVTQAHIHIGRVGRNGPVVAFLFGPSKFGISVRRGVVSGVLTNRDLVGPLQGRTIQDLVREINRGNTYVNVHTEQYPNGEIRGQI
- a CDS encoding alkaline phosphatase family protein, with the protein product MRQKNSLFLMLICILLLTSGCLKQEPVHKEQDLVQVKSTNDKHVKKVILLLIDSLMAQAIDEGIAQKELPTLQFLIQHGQYYKELVSSFPTMSVTIDSSLLTGTYPDGHHVPGLTWYSTKEKKLINYGTGPMEIINHGVNPVLEDALINLNRSHLNQKIPTLYEDLAQRGLKSGSINGLIYRGPIGHVLTIPPWIQGPTSLPRTIPVKGPDYLSLGSLSDPLDGLKELPDGLSNRLGLNNRYSIETVKYLIHANKLPDFLYVYLPDLDHQIHKKGPSDLKGVKEMDKQLQSLLQSFGSPEEALKKATFIVVGDSGMTQILPAEENPLIELSSFFNDYKVLRDGESVTEETEIVLALNETMAYVYKLKADKLKDIAYLLKADPRIDIIAWKEKKWMYAIQGNTSKELKFKVNGKLIDPYQQKWTIKQDAEVLDLKINAQQQTVSYGKYPDVLQRLYGALHSHDGEFLIVTAKRGFELADRNSPTHKGGGGHGSIGKTESLVPLIISGTEQKPQYLRIIDLKSFLLKLLTK
- a CDS encoding MDR family MFS transporter, which translates into the protein MEHLSSKRKLSIMIATMAAMLFAAINQTITSTAMPRIISILDGMEYYTWTINIYLLTSTIATVLVGKLSDMFGRKPFLLAGILLFMIGAFLTGTSTDVYQFIIYRGIQGIGAGIIQSTAFTAVGDLFPPRERGKWMGLMMAVFGFSSVLGPSLGGYLVDNMEWHWLFWIFLPLGVVAFVMILTLFPKSTRGESTNIDYLGSLFLTTTIVPLLLAFTWAGTQYDWGSSQILGLLAGTVISALIFIWVESKAKNPVLPLHLFKNNVVTISNIIGFIMNFGMMGAMIYLSFFVQGVLGISATYAGYVTMPMSIVMVVASAITGQLMAKSGKYKRYALIGIPIMIAGMTIMVFMNNVPMAVLSMAVFGLGLGLGMPVFSLATQNAVSHSELGVATASSQLFRNLGGTIGIAVMGTVMANNLSKNLSNALQSESAPDFSQIDPAVTEQMLSFANPQALMNKPLLEQTQASLPTDIQPLFSQMIDSIRDALGLTLSTVFLTGTIVLVVAFVLVFFLKELPLRTSNEMPTPEEANQEKKLAVDKA
- a CDS encoding MarR family winged helix-turn-helix transcriptional regulator, whose translation is MADHEDFYEISSLFTNIIKGITQDWNKQGHELSITHCKTLYRLSKDGPQKVSQLACSLNFTSAAITGITDHLFTEGYVNKERAENDRRVVNITITKKGEEMVQGLKENQRELVGSYFKTLPDEDVEHLKRIFTTLISGNR